A stretch of Cicer arietinum cultivar CDC Frontier isolate Library 1 chromosome 5, Cicar.CDCFrontier_v2.0, whole genome shotgun sequence DNA encodes these proteins:
- the LOC101492658 gene encoding 26S proteasome regulatory subunit 10B homolog A, with amino-acid sequence MTDTEDAVRRRNAVAEYRKKLLQHKELESRVRSVRENLRASKKEFNKTEDDLKSLQSVGQIIGEVLRPLDNERLIVKASSGPRYVVGCRSKVDKEKLTSGTRVVLDMTTLTIMRALPREVDPVVYNMLHEDPGNISYSAVGGLSDQIRELRESIELPLMNPELFLRVGIKPPKGVLLYGPPGTGKTLLARAIASNIDANFLKVVSSAIIDKYIGESARLIREMFGYARDHQPCIIFMDEIDAIGGRRFSEGTSADREIQRTLMELLNQLDGFDQLGKVKMIMATNRPDVLDPALLRPGRLDRKIEIPLPNEQSRMEILKIHAAGIAKHGEIDYEAVVKLAEGFNGADLRNVCTEAGMSAIRAERDYVIHEDFMKAVRKLNEAKKLESSAHYNADFGKE; translated from the exons ATGACCGACACAGAAGATGCCGTACGACGCCGTAATGCGGTCGCCGAGTATCGAAAGAAACTTCTTCAACACAAGGAATTGGAATCCAGAGTTCGATCCG TGAGGGAGAACTTGCGAGCTTCAAAGAAAGAGTTCAACAAAACAGAAGATGATTTGAAGTCTCTTCAAAGTGTTGGGCAGATAATTGGGGAAGTTCTCAGGCCTCTTGACAATGAACGCT tgATTGTTAAAGCAAGCAGTGGTCCAAGATATGTGGTTGGCTGCCGCAGTAAAGTCGATAAGGAAAAACTGACTTCGGGGACTAGAGTGGTTCTTGATATGACAACACTCACCATAATGCGTGCTCTTCCCCGTGAA GTTGATCCAGTTGTGTACAATATGCTGCATGAAGATCCTGGTAATATTAGTTACTCTGCTGTTGGTGGTTTATCTGATCAGATCAGGGAATTGAGGGAGTCAATTGAATTACCTCTTATGAATCCTGAGCTCTTTCTTCGAGTTGGAATTAAACCTCCCAAG GGTGTTCTCCTTTATGGACCTCCTGGTACGGGTAAAACATTGTTAGCTAGGGCTATTGCCAGTAACATAGATGCTAACTTCCTAAAG GTTGTTTCAAGTGCCATAATTGATAAGTACATCGGAGAAAGTGCCAGATTAATAAGAGAAATGTTTGGATATGCACGTGATCACCAG CCCTGCATCATTTTTATGGATGAGATCGATGCTATTGGTGGTCGTCGTTTTAGCGAGGGAACAAGTGCTGATCGTGAGATTCAGAGAACACTAATGGAGCTGCTTAATCAACTTGATGGCTTTGATCAACTTGGAAAG GTTAAAATGATAATGGCAACAAATCGACCTGATGTACTTGACCCTGCTCTTCTACGTCCCGGTAGATTGGATAGAAAAATAGAAATTCCATTGCCAAATGAACAATCAAGGATGGAAATTCTTAAGATCCATGCAGCTGGAATTGCTAAGCATGGTGAAATAGACTATGAAGCGGTTGTGAAGCTTGCAGAG GGGTTTAATGGGGCTGATCTCCGAAATGTGTGCACCGAAGCTGGAATGTCAGCAATTCGTGCAGAGCGTGATTATGTGATCCACGAAGATTTTATGAAG GCTGTTAGGAAACTGAATGAGGCAAAGAAACTTGAATCCAGTGCACATTACAATGCTGATTTTGGAAAAGAGTAA